One region of Flavobacterium sp. KACC 22763 genomic DNA includes:
- a CDS encoding hybrid sensor histidine kinase/response regulator transcription factor has product MRKKIAITVLLFTVFFIIKVHGQVQDRYFRTISVDKGLSQSSVFAIQQDTLGFIWIGTQDGLNRYDSKGFKVYRPIKDVKNSLQSYYIRSLFTDHKGQLWVGGNQGISVYNYNTDSFINYPLPRNIGEWYISAITEDNQHRIWASSIAGDVFVLSPNEKNFVPIKFNASSHEIKKIAYIGIWQKQILLGTDVGLFQLNSQSHQLSKINLTSKKPYINDVFIEGKKLWIATEGEGVIEYNAQNKTLTSLLHHAGNNSIADNNIRCINKDTEGNLWFGTFKGLSIYNLKNNSFSNYSHQISQPYTISQNSVRCIFRDKQNGIWLGTYYGGLNYYHKNDIKFNLLSQNSGKPSLNDEVIGVIKQDAKGNFWIGSNDKGLNYWNKNANTISYYSNSENNPNSLSSNNIKAIEFDNNGNVLVGTHNGGLNILNPNTGLVQRFRHDENNPNSIAGDLVYSLLKDSKDRIWVGTRSGLDQFHPETKTFTHIHLDKAGKRPASDDITFLFEDSKKRIWIGTTNGVTLFYPETQLFGTIGHGKLSDDIVNCITEDQKHRIWIGTREGLRLYDETQESFISFKARKDFFKETIYGIIPDDNNLWISTNTGLIKFNPDKGSVQTFDESDGLQNKQFNDYAFCKAKDGMLLFGGIKGVSYFYPSMIKQSPLPLKLSFTALEVLNKTVAVDDETDILEQHLDQVKELEIGPEYKQFSIFFNTFNYISSNRTYYFYKLEGIDKDWQRTDELKVSYSNLPAGKYNFQIKAVGPNGEMSAVRSLQIVILPPWYKTIWFSLLLLAIIGTAVYIGFKIIKERIQAEQQLKLERIEKERVSYINQIKMDFFTNVSHELRTPLTLILAPLEELLKMPFADKITKKKHELMFINAKRLYNLVDQLFEFRKTEMGTRPLKVGKSDIVRFTQEIFESFKPLSEKNNIHYTFHSAEPQLIFLFDKDAMEKILFNLLSNAFKYTKEGQSIHVELLKKNDLVQIKVADTGVGISAENLSKVFDRFYQVNNREMNLGSGVGLAFTKRLVELHHGEISAESAEEQGSTFTVAIPILDQVYKNDQQIEESLYDLSIVSDNELDNESETEEENEVIDSNQPVKLLIVDDNKEILDYLQDYFSKTYDVTVAYNGQMALDLLEINPFDLIISDVMMPELDGLHFCKRVKQNINTSHIPLMLLTARNETSQQIKGLEMGADDYITKPFSTPLLAAKITNLLRSRKRLKEYYSVGKEMVPENIAFNTLDEEFLKEAIRIVEDHLADSEFTVDHFSREIGMSRSNLYIKLKAITGESAMDFIKRIRFKKAVELMQSKRYTIAQITYMCGFNSPSYFSTAFKQHYGCMPSEYLARLENTKE; this is encoded by the coding sequence ATGAGAAAAAAGATTGCCATAACAGTTCTTTTGTTCACCGTATTTTTTATAATAAAAGTTCACGGACAAGTGCAAGACCGCTATTTCCGAACCATTTCGGTTGATAAAGGCTTGTCGCAAAGTTCTGTTTTTGCCATTCAGCAGGATACCTTGGGTTTTATCTGGATTGGAACACAAGACGGATTAAATCGTTATGACAGTAAAGGTTTTAAAGTGTATCGCCCAATAAAAGACGTAAAAAACAGTCTGCAATCGTATTACATTCGAAGTTTGTTTACCGATCATAAAGGACAATTATGGGTTGGCGGCAATCAAGGCATTAGTGTTTACAATTACAATACGGATAGTTTTATCAATTATCCGCTTCCGCGAAATATTGGCGAATGGTACATTTCTGCCATTACCGAAGACAATCAGCATAGAATCTGGGCTTCTTCTATTGCAGGAGATGTTTTTGTGCTTTCTCCAAATGAAAAGAATTTTGTTCCGATAAAGTTTAATGCTTCTTCGCATGAAATCAAAAAAATCGCTTACATCGGCATTTGGCAAAAACAGATTTTATTGGGAACAGATGTTGGTCTTTTTCAGCTGAATTCCCAATCTCATCAGCTTTCAAAAATAAATCTGACTTCAAAAAAACCTTATATCAATGATGTTTTTATAGAAGGAAAAAAATTATGGATTGCTACAGAAGGCGAAGGTGTAATTGAATACAATGCACAAAACAAAACCCTTACTTCTCTCCTACATCATGCTGGAAATAACAGCATTGCCGACAATAACATTAGATGCATTAATAAAGATACCGAAGGAAATTTATGGTTTGGAACGTTTAAAGGTTTGAGCATTTATAACCTTAAAAACAACTCCTTTAGCAATTATTCGCACCAAATTTCACAGCCTTATACGATCAGCCAAAATTCGGTTCGATGTATTTTTAGAGACAAACAAAACGGAATCTGGTTAGGAACGTATTATGGAGGTTTGAACTATTATCATAAAAACGATATTAAGTTTAATCTTTTAAGCCAAAACTCAGGAAAACCATCTTTAAACGATGAAGTTATTGGCGTTATCAAACAAGATGCTAAAGGCAATTTCTGGATTGGTAGCAATGATAAAGGGCTGAATTATTGGAACAAAAATGCCAACACCATCAGTTATTATTCCAATAGCGAAAACAATCCGAACAGTTTAAGCTCGAACAATATTAAAGCCATTGAATTTGACAATAACGGAAATGTTTTGGTGGGAACGCATAACGGCGGATTAAATATTTTGAATCCGAATACGGGTTTGGTGCAGCGCTTTCGCCACGACGAAAACAATCCGAACAGTATTGCTGGAGATTTGGTTTATAGTTTACTAAAAGATTCTAAAGACAGAATTTGGGTCGGAACACGATCTGGATTGGATCAGTTTCATCCCGAAACCAAAACATTTACCCATATTCATTTGGATAAAGCAGGAAAAAGACCCGCTTCTGACGATATTACTTTTCTTTTTGAAGACAGCAAAAAACGAATTTGGATTGGTACAACCAATGGCGTAACGCTTTTTTATCCAGAAACACAATTGTTTGGTACTATTGGCCACGGAAAATTAAGCGATGATATTGTAAACTGCATTACCGAAGATCAAAAACACAGAATCTGGATTGGAACGCGAGAAGGTTTACGATTGTATGATGAAACACAGGAATCGTTTATTAGTTTTAAAGCCAGAAAAGATTTCTTCAAAGAAACGATTTACGGTATAATTCCAGACGATAATAACTTATGGATTTCAACCAACACAGGTTTAATCAAATTTAACCCTGACAAAGGCTCTGTGCAGACTTTTGACGAAAGTGATGGTTTACAGAACAAACAATTTAACGATTATGCATTCTGCAAGGCTAAGGACGGAATGCTGCTTTTTGGCGGTATAAAAGGTGTTTCGTATTTCTATCCATCCATGATTAAACAGAGTCCGTTACCTTTAAAGTTAAGTTTTACAGCTTTAGAAGTTCTCAACAAAACCGTTGCTGTAGACGATGAAACTGATATTCTGGAACAGCATCTTGATCAAGTTAAAGAATTGGAAATTGGACCAGAATACAAGCAGTTCAGTATCTTTTTTAATACATTCAATTACATTTCTTCCAACAGAACGTACTATTTCTACAAACTAGAAGGTATTGATAAAGACTGGCAAAGAACAGACGAATTGAAGGTAAGCTACAGCAATTTACCTGCTGGGAAATACAATTTTCAGATAAAAGCTGTTGGCCCAAATGGCGAAATGAGCGCTGTACGAAGTTTGCAAATTGTAATACTTCCGCCTTGGTACAAAACGATATGGTTTTCTTTGTTATTGCTTGCTATTATTGGCACAGCAGTTTATATCGGTTTTAAGATCATTAAAGAAAGAATTCAAGCCGAACAGCAGCTAAAACTGGAAAGAATTGAGAAGGAAAGAGTGAGTTATATCAACCAGATTAAAATGGACTTTTTTACTAATGTTTCTCATGAACTAAGAACGCCTTTAACGTTGATTCTAGCGCCTTTAGAAGAATTATTAAAAATGCCTTTTGCAGATAAAATCACCAAAAAGAAACATGAATTAATGTTTATAAACGCCAAAAGGCTTTACAATTTGGTTGATCAATTGTTTGAGTTTAGAAAAACAGAAATGGGAACGCGTCCGTTAAAAGTGGGTAAAAGTGATATTGTTCGTTTTACACAGGAAATTTTCGAATCGTTTAAACCGCTTTCAGAAAAAAACAACATTCATTATACTTTCCATTCAGCCGAACCGCAGCTTATATTTCTTTTTGATAAAGATGCGATGGAGAAAATTTTGTTCAATCTCTTGTCTAATGCTTTTAAATACACCAAAGAAGGACAAAGTATTCATGTGGAATTATTGAAAAAAAATGATTTGGTACAAATAAAAGTCGCTGACACGGGAGTCGGAATTAGTGCGGAGAATTTATCTAAAGTCTTTGATCGTTTTTATCAAGTAAACAACCGCGAAATGAATTTGGGCTCTGGTGTTGGTTTGGCTTTTACAAAACGTTTGGTCGAATTGCATCATGGCGAAATTAGCGCTGAAAGTGCCGAAGAGCAAGGAAGCACTTTTACAGTTGCCATTCCGATTTTGGATCAGGTTTATAAAAACGATCAGCAGATAGAAGAATCATTATACGATTTGTCTATTGTTAGCGATAACGAACTGGATAATGAAAGTGAAACAGAAGAAGAAAATGAAGTAATAGACAGCAATCAGCCAGTGAAATTACTAATTGTAGACGACAACAAAGAAATACTAGATTATCTGCAGGATTATTTTAGCAAAACTTACGATGTAACGGTTGCGTACAATGGCCAGATGGCATTAGATTTATTAGAAATTAATCCTTTTGATTTAATTATCAGCGATGTGATGATGCCTGAATTGGATGGTTTGCATTTTTGCAAACGTGTAAAACAAAACATTAATACCTCGCATATTCCGCTGATGCTTTTAACGGCGCGAAATGAAACCAGTCAACAGATAAAAGGTCTTGAAATGGGCGCTGATGATTATATTACAAAACCATTCTCGACGCCATTATTGGCTGCAAAAATCACCAATTTATTGCGCTCTCGTAAACGATTAAAAGAATATTATTCTGTTGGAAAAGAAATGGTTCCAGAGAATATTGCATTCAATACTTTAGATGAAGAATTTTTAAAAGAAGCCATTAGAATTGTCGAAGATCATTTGGCAGATTCTGAATTTACTGTAGATCATTTCAGCCGTGAAATCGGAATGAGCCGTTCGAATCTTTATATCAAATTAAAAGCAATTACGGGCGAATCAGCGATGGATTTTATAAAGAGAATCCGTTTTAAAAAAGCCGTTGAATTAATGCAGAGCAAGCGATATACAATTGCTCAAATAACCTATATGTGCGGTTTTAATTCGCCTTCTTATTTCTCGACAGCATTTAAACAGCATTATGGCTGTATGCCAAGCGAATATTTAGCCCGATTAGAAAATACAAAAGAATAA
- a CDS encoding gluconate 5-dehydrogenase produces the protein MSINLFDLTGKTALITGGVHGLGMAMAKGLGHAGAKIVVNDHSSQEAVDSAIAEYKAEGIEAYGYLFDVTDENAVIAAISKIEAEVGPIDILINNAGIIKRTPIIEMEVADFEAVIKVDLTGPFIVSKNVVKGMINRGGGKIINMCSMMSELGRDSVSAYASAKGGLKMLTKNMATEWAKFNIQTNGIGPGYFATSQTAPIRVNGHPFNEFIMGRTPAGRWGDPEDLQGAAIFLSSKASDFVNGHVVYVDGGILATIGKPSNE, from the coding sequence ATGTCAATTAACTTATTTGATTTAACAGGGAAAACAGCACTAATTACTGGAGGAGTTCACGGATTAGGAATGGCAATGGCGAAAGGTCTTGGACATGCAGGTGCAAAAATTGTGGTAAACGATCATTCTTCGCAAGAGGCTGTAGACAGCGCAATTGCAGAATATAAAGCAGAAGGAATTGAAGCTTATGGCTATTTGTTTGATGTGACTGATGAAAACGCTGTAATAGCAGCAATCAGCAAAATTGAAGCTGAAGTTGGCCCTATCGATATTCTAATCAATAACGCTGGAATTATTAAAAGAACTCCAATTATCGAAATGGAAGTTGCCGATTTTGAAGCGGTTATAAAAGTAGATTTAACGGGTCCTTTTATTGTTTCTAAAAATGTTGTAAAAGGAATGATCAATCGCGGTGGCGGAAAAATCATTAATATGTGTTCTATGATGAGCGAACTGGGCAGAGATTCTGTAAGTGCGTACGCATCGGCAAAAGGCGGTTTGAAAATGCTGACTAAAAACATGGCTACAGAATGGGCTAAATTCAACATTCAGACTAATGGAATTGGTCCTGGTTATTTTGCTACAAGCCAGACAGCGCCAATTCGTGTAAACGGTCATCCGTTTAACGAGTTTATTATGGGAAGAACTCCTGCAGGACGTTGGGGAGATCCTGAAGATTTGCAAGGAGCGGCAATATTTTTAAGCTCAAAAGCTAGTGATTTTGTAAACGGGCATGTGGTTTATGTTGATGGCGGAATTCTAGCTACAATTGGAAAACCTTCAAACGAATAA
- a CDS encoding DUF4861 family protein, with product MKFSHFILLFCALPSALIAQNKTSITITNHSALNRKETVTAIKWKDILLSYPQIDTANFIIIDPKTKKQIPFQLEHKGQSAIQNVLVQIDIKAKSSLQLFIQKGKPEKFTPKTFARFVPERLDDFAWENDKIAFRAYGKALEKTEGDAYGFDVWVKNTSKLVLNDRYKRNDYHIDHGDGLDYYHVGYTLGAGNMAPFVKDTIRYSGNYHQWKILDNGPLRTTFQLIYDSWNAGGIKVKATKTISIDAGSQLNRIENIYTFDDKSPLPVVVGIIRRDKQGIMGLNEQQGIMSYWEPTFEKEGTTAVGTILSTPAQKMWVDKEQMLALTSVRNNEPIVYYSGAAWDKAGQITNSKQWQDNLDHFNQELQNPLIVNVKEASKTKK from the coding sequence ATGAAATTTTCACACTTTATCTTACTGTTTTGCGCTTTACCTTCTGCACTTATAGCTCAAAACAAGACTAGCATTACCATTACAAACCATTCTGCTCTAAACAGAAAAGAAACCGTGACAGCCATAAAATGGAAAGACATTCTTCTCTCCTATCCGCAGATTGATACTGCTAATTTTATAATCATTGATCCCAAAACAAAAAAGCAAATTCCGTTTCAATTGGAGCACAAAGGACAATCTGCGATTCAGAATGTATTGGTTCAAATAGACATTAAAGCAAAGAGTTCCCTGCAACTTTTCATTCAAAAAGGAAAACCAGAAAAATTTACACCCAAAACTTTTGCCCGATTTGTGCCTGAAAGATTGGACGATTTTGCTTGGGAAAATGATAAAATCGCTTTTCGCGCTTATGGAAAAGCTTTAGAAAAAACAGAAGGTGATGCTTACGGTTTTGATGTTTGGGTAAAAAATACTTCTAAATTGGTTCTAAATGATCGTTACAAACGCAATGATTATCATATCGATCACGGTGACGGGCTTGATTACTATCATGTTGGCTATACTTTGGGTGCAGGAAACATGGCTCCTTTTGTAAAAGATACCATTCGTTATTCTGGAAATTATCATCAATGGAAAATATTGGATAATGGCCCGCTTCGCACAACTTTTCAATTGATTTATGACAGCTGGAATGCTGGCGGAATAAAAGTGAAGGCTACAAAAACCATATCTATTGATGCCGGATCACAATTAAATCGCATTGAAAATATATACACTTTTGACGATAAAAGCCCTTTGCCTGTTGTGGTTGGGATTATAAGACGTGATAAGCAAGGCATAATGGGCTTAAACGAACAACAGGGAATTATGAGTTATTGGGAACCCACTTTTGAAAAAGAAGGAACTACGGCTGTAGGAACCATATTGAGCACTCCTGCCCAAAAAATGTGGGTAGATAAAGAACAGATGCTAGCCCTAACTTCGGTAAGAAATAACGAACCTATTGTTTATTATTCTGGTGCCGCTTGGGATAAAGCGGGGCAAATAACCAATTCTAAACAATGGCAGGATAATTTGGATCATTTCAATCAGGAACTTCAAAATCCTTTGATAGTAAATGTAAAAGAAGCATCAAAAACAAAAAAATAA
- a CDS encoding DUF4962 domain-containing protein produces the protein MKKIYIIVLLLTAFSVFSQKQQAVIKLTAEKLHSRVREWPYPVNGITVPTNAPALLWPGTNGKEMVRPMESGSAIPEDPNIGNVRYKVMLASDKNFTKNTIASGEQRWAVYPLHQALKAGKWYWKYAYALKNSNQWTWSPTYDFVIDAKYANEKVSPPVTEVLKRNEGAHPLLWNMRTIGDDFYRNNLNNPEAKKFIAFAEKLMLAPLPTEKPQRIIDTTGKNPLEKKIIIERMYHGFGDAVGTPVRNLCIAYQLTKDERFILDAKRRAINIANMNPDGLATGDDFTGGAVLEALGWFYDAGYEFLSPQEKELFKNIIKLRAKRVYDHLPNRFELHVSDNHVWQITMRNLAIATVAVINDVPEAKEWLTYLYEVWSARFPVLGTTDGGWHEGNGYFRVNFKSIIYLSQMFGDFSGVDYFKLPWMQNLPYYMLYTHPNKSASTAIGDMWENIPYITKGEAWFADALTYKIDNPYLNWYVDGIKRDYSKYYHGTDDYLLFRLLNYKPNRNLPASSPSVLPKTRKFGDVGVVAMHEDLANADKTLSSYLFSSPFGSSGHGHASQNAFTINYKGKVIFGGTGYYSNFSDKHNLLDYRSTKAYNTILADSLNQKIGEEGYGWIPRAIAGKRIQYALGDASNAYGEIKSEFWLNRFEQIKVVPSKENGYGESGVTLYRRHMLQLEGGYIVLYDELEAKTPVKWTTQFHCPYYTIEGQNSENSNQQQFAVKTDLGNVTANVYAESPLKMAVHNQFFEAAVNWNKVTNDEGEIKDFKDQWHAGITSQPKQKFRFLTIIQIKDGKTEVIKTLSNKDGFTALQVGEWNIKAQLNGEKPAALQVSGNAVKSMFSYGNLPIQFEGKKYTPNIDGSSLLLEIDHAKVIRQETIDELPDVAKYDKN, from the coding sequence ATGAAAAAGATATATATAATAGTGTTACTTTTGACAGCCTTCTCTGTTTTCAGTCAGAAACAGCAGGCTGTCATAAAGTTAACCGCTGAAAAATTACACTCAAGAGTACGCGAATGGCCTTATCCTGTAAACGGCATAACGGTTCCAACAAATGCTCCTGCCCTTCTCTGGCCTGGAACAAACGGAAAAGAAATGGTGAGACCTATGGAAAGCGGCAGTGCAATTCCCGAAGATCCAAATATTGGCAATGTACGTTATAAAGTTATGCTTGCCAGCGATAAAAATTTTACCAAAAATACAATTGCCAGCGGCGAACAGCGTTGGGCTGTTTATCCGCTGCATCAAGCATTAAAAGCTGGAAAATGGTATTGGAAATATGCTTATGCCTTAAAAAACAGCAATCAATGGACATGGTCACCCACTTACGATTTTGTAATTGATGCCAAATATGCAAACGAAAAAGTTTCTCCACCAGTAACCGAAGTTTTAAAACGAAATGAAGGAGCACATCCGCTTTTGTGGAATATGCGAACTATTGGCGACGATTTTTATCGCAACAACTTGAATAATCCAGAAGCTAAAAAATTTATCGCTTTCGCGGAAAAATTAATGCTGGCTCCTCTTCCAACTGAGAAACCACAACGCATTATTGATACAACGGGTAAAAATCCTTTAGAAAAAAAAATCATTATTGAGCGAATGTATCATGGTTTTGGAGATGCTGTTGGAACTCCTGTTCGTAATTTATGTATTGCCTATCAGCTTACTAAAGATGAGCGTTTTATCTTAGATGCCAAACGCAGAGCGATAAACATTGCCAACATGAATCCTGACGGACTAGCAACAGGTGATGACTTTACAGGCGGTGCCGTACTTGAAGCTTTAGGGTGGTTTTACGATGCTGGTTATGAATTTTTATCTCCGCAGGAAAAAGAACTTTTTAAAAACATTATTAAGCTTAGAGCCAAAAGAGTTTACGATCATTTACCTAATCGTTTTGAATTGCATGTAAGCGATAATCACGTTTGGCAGATTACCATGCGAAACCTTGCTATTGCAACAGTTGCGGTTATAAATGATGTGCCTGAAGCAAAAGAATGGCTTACGTATTTGTATGAAGTCTGGTCGGCGCGTTTCCCGGTTTTAGGCACAACAGATGGCGGCTGGCATGAAGGAAACGGCTATTTTAGAGTCAACTTTAAGTCGATAATTTATCTGTCTCAAATGTTTGGTGATTTTAGCGGAGTCGATTATTTTAAACTGCCTTGGATGCAGAATCTGCCTTACTATATGCTTTATACACATCCTAACAAATCGGCAAGTACTGCTATTGGTGACATGTGGGAGAACATTCCATACATTACAAAAGGCGAAGCTTGGTTTGCAGATGCGCTTACTTATAAAATTGACAATCCGTATTTGAACTGGTACGTTGACGGTATAAAAAGGGATTATTCAAAGTATTATCATGGTACAGACGACTATCTTCTTTTCCGCCTTTTAAATTATAAACCAAACCGAAATTTACCTGCTTCCTCGCCTTCTGTTTTACCAAAAACACGCAAATTTGGAGATGTCGGTGTTGTCGCGATGCACGAAGATTTAGCAAACGCTGATAAAACGTTAAGCAGTTATTTATTCAGCAGTCCGTTTGGTTCTTCTGGACATGGACACGCTTCGCAAAATGCCTTTACCATCAATTATAAAGGAAAAGTAATTTTTGGAGGAACGGGTTATTACAGTAATTTCAGCGACAAACACAATCTTCTCGATTATCGATCTACAAAAGCGTACAACACCATTTTAGCCGACAGTTTAAATCAGAAAATTGGTGAAGAAGGTTACGGATGGATTCCGAGAGCGATTGCCGGAAAACGCATTCAGTATGCTCTAGGAGATGCAAGCAATGCGTATGGCGAAATTAAAAGTGAATTTTGGCTGAATAGATTTGAACAAATCAAAGTAGTTCCGAGCAAAGAAAACGGTTACGGAGAATCTGGCGTAACCTTGTACAGAAGACATATGCTGCAATTAGAAGGCGGATATATTGTTTTATATGATGAATTGGAAGCCAAAACGCCAGTAAAATGGACAACTCAGTTTCATTGCCCTTATTACACAATTGAAGGCCAGAATTCAGAAAACTCAAATCAGCAGCAATTTGCAGTTAAAACAGATTTAGGAAATGTTACGGCGAATGTTTATGCTGAAAGTCCGTTAAAAATGGCGGTACACAATCAATTTTTTGAAGCTGCTGTAAACTGGAATAAAGTGACCAATGATGAAGGAGAAATTAAAGATTTTAAAGATCAATGGCACGCGGGAATCACTTCTCAGCCAAAACAAAAATTTAGATTCTTAACCATCATCCAAATTAAAGATGGCAAAACAGAAGTCATTAAAACACTATCCAACAAAGATGGATTTACAGCTTTACAAGTTGGAGAATGGAATATCAAAGCGCAATTAAACGGAGAAAAACCTGCGGCATTGCAAGTTTCAGGAAACGCGGTAAAATCGATGTTTAGCTACGGAAATCTGCCAATTCAATTTGAAGGGAAAAAATATACGCCAAACATCGATGGAAGTTCTTTGTTGCTTGAAATTGACCATGCTAAAGTAATACGACAAGAAACGATAGACGAATTGCCAGATGTGGCTAAATATGACAAAAATTAA
- a CDS encoding sulfatase family protein encodes MKFQKNIFVLCLLGILNIPLLNQAQNADRPNILIIMTDQQTADAMSNAGNTNLHTPAMDKLAQNGVRFTKAYCAQPLCSPSRSAIMSGKMPYETGFIGNAPEKDGQWPDDLLMMGKIFQNGGYKTGYVGKWHLPVPTSKKSQHGFEYIENTNFQDYNDAATPSFCARFIKENKNAPFLLVASFLNPHDICEWARGEDLKMDVLENTPSPDQCPPLPANWKIPEYEPKIVREQQKVSFRTYPSVNWTADQWRQYRWAYNRLIEKVDSYIEMVLASLKKYGIEKNTIIVFTADHGDGYAGHSWNQKQILYEESAKIPFIISKIGEWKPSTDEMLVCNGTDIIPTICGFTGVSKPSDLKGIDLSKKIANPALKLRDTLVIETDFADNEELLGISGRAVITQNYKYIVYNKGDLKEQLFNLTTDPGEITNLAVNKTYKKELLKMRRYLKEWCKKNGDSFQSGL; translated from the coding sequence ATGAAATTTCAAAAAAACATATTCGTTCTGTGCCTCTTAGGAATTTTAAATATTCCATTACTAAATCAGGCACAAAATGCTGACCGTCCGAACATTTTAATCATTATGACTGATCAGCAAACTGCTGATGCGATGAGCAACGCAGGAAATACAAACCTGCATACGCCTGCGATGGATAAACTGGCTCAAAATGGAGTTCGTTTTACTAAAGCCTATTGCGCACAGCCCTTGTGTTCGCCATCACGTTCTGCCATTATGAGCGGTAAAATGCCTTATGAGACTGGCTTTATTGGAAATGCCCCAGAAAAAGACGGACAATGGCCAGATGATTTATTGATGATGGGAAAAATTTTCCAAAACGGAGGATATAAAACAGGTTATGTTGGAAAATGGCATCTTCCCGTTCCTACTTCCAAAAAAAGTCAGCATGGTTTTGAATATATAGAAAACACCAATTTTCAGGATTACAACGATGCTGCGACGCCTTCTTTCTGTGCACGATTTATCAAAGAAAACAAAAACGCGCCTTTTTTACTTGTAGCCTCTTTTTTAAATCCGCATGACATTTGCGAATGGGCACGCGGAGAAGACCTAAAAATGGATGTTTTAGAAAATACTCCATCTCCAGACCAATGTCCGCCGCTCCCTGCCAACTGGAAAATTCCAGAATACGAACCCAAAATAGTGCGCGAACAGCAAAAAGTAAGTTTTAGAACTTATCCATCAGTAAATTGGACAGCCGATCAATGGCGTCAATATCGTTGGGCATACAATAGACTGATTGAAAAAGTAGACAGTTATATCGAAATGGTTTTGGCGTCACTCAAAAAATATGGCATCGAAAAAAATACAATCATTGTCTTTACTGCCGATCATGGCGACGGTTATGCAGGACACAGCTGGAATCAGAAACAGATTTTATATGAAGAATCGGCTAAAATACCGTTTATTATTTCCAAAATTGGAGAATGGAAACCAAGCACAGACGAAATGTTGGTTTGCAATGGAACAGACATTATTCCAACGATTTGTGGCTTTACTGGAGTTTCAAAACCATCTGATTTAAAAGGAATTGATTTAAGTAAAAAAATAGCAAATCCGGCTCTAAAACTTCGCGATACTTTGGTTATAGAAACCGATTTTGCCGATAACGAAGAACTTTTAGGAATTAGCGGACGTGCCGTAATTACTCAAAATTACAAATACATTGTTTACAATAAAGGCGATCTAAAAGAACAACTATTCAATCTAACCACAGATCCAGGCGAAATTACAAATCTAGCCGTAAACAAAACGTATAAAAAAGAATTGCTCAAAATGCGCCGTTATCTAAAAGAATGGTGCAAAAAGAATGGCGATTCATTTCAATCAGGACTTTAG